One window of Manihot esculenta cultivar AM560-2 chromosome 17, M.esculenta_v8, whole genome shotgun sequence genomic DNA carries:
- the LOC110605337 gene encoding protein LIGHT-DEPENDENT SHORT HYPOCOTYLS 10, with protein MSGDRPRDSAEGSSRSGGDHHHQQQQQQQQQIPQPAPLSRYESQKRRDWNTFGQYLKNQRPPVSLSQCNCNHVLEFLRYLDQFGKTKVHLHGCVFFGQPDPPAPCTCPLRQAWGSLDALIGRLRAAYEEHGGSQETNPFGNGAIRVYLREVRECQAKARGIPYKKKKKKKIQIKPREDAKPSMQQPA; from the coding sequence aTGTCAGGTGACAGGCCTAGAGATTCCGCTGAAGGGTCCTCGCGATCCGGTGGTGATCATCATcatcagcagcagcagcagcagcagcagcagattCCTCAACCGGCTCCGTTGAGCAGGTACGAGTCACAGAAACGGCGAGATTGGAACACTTTTGGACAGTACTTAAAGAATCAGAGACCACCAGTTTCACTATCACAGTGTAACTGCAACCATGTCCTTGAATTCCTTAGGTATCTTGATCAGTTTGGGAAGACTAAGGTTCATCTACATGGGTGTGTGTTTTTTGGACAACCAGACCCTCCTGCTCCTTGCACTTGCCCTCTAAGGCAAGCTTGGGGAAGCCTTGACGCTCTAATCGGACGGCTGCGAGCTGCTTATGAAGAACATGGAGGATCACAAGAGACAAATCCTTTTGGAAATGGGGCTATTCGTGTATATTTACGAGAAGTGAGGGAGTGTCAAGCTAAGGCAAGAGGGATTCCatataagaagaaaaagaagaagaagattcaAATCAAGCCAAGAGAGGATGCAAAGCCCTCGATGCAGCAGCCAGCTTAA
- the LOC110605338 gene encoding F-box/LRR-repeat MAX2 homolog A, translating into MARTLSSDVHFHDIPDAIVSNIFSLITDTRTRNSMSLVCLKWHLIERSTRTSLTLRGNIRDLFLLPTCFRAVTDLDLSFLSPWGHPIFDSSSNPKLLAQLIHRAFPSVVSLTVYARNPSALQLLAPQWPGLSKVKLVRWHQRSPATPGSDFVAVFEHNHSLNSLDLSHFYCWTEDLPPALEAYPSVAASITHLNVLAHSSAEGFKSHELLAISAACPNLCELLATCVFDPRFIGFVGDETLLSLASNCPRLSLLHLVRTGSLCDARGDPDDEGYTSEDARISHSALADMFAGLPLLEELVLDVCHNVRDTWPAWEVLNSKCPRLKFLKLGRFHGICRGIDARPDGIAICSRLESLSIKNSADLTDSHLISISFGCPRLAKFEVQGCKRITEMGMNKLASILQKSLVDVKISCCKYLNAVCSLRALEPIQDRIQRLHIDCVWENVEQFGEVASFSGEAADLRHFSSEKRGGIWEDTSPWKRRKTFNDNGIDYQSRTWARLEFLSLWIPVGELLTPLTLSGLENCPVLEEIKIKVEGDCRHRPSSTNAFGLSSLACYPRLWKMSLNCGSAIGYALTAPSGLVDLSPWERFYLNGICNLNLTELDYWPPQDTDVNQRSLSLPAAGLLAQCGSLRKLFIHGTANEHFMMFLLKIPTLRDVQLREDYYPAPENDSCTEMRIDSCSRFEDALNRRHIPD; encoded by the coding sequence ATGGCTAGAACCCTAAGCAGTGATGTTCATTTTCATGATATTCCAGATGCAATTGTTTCcaatatattttctttgattACTGATACTCGCACTCGTAATTCTATGTCCCTTGTTTGCTTGAAGTGGCACTTGATAGAGCGATCCACTCGCACCTCTCTCACTCTCAGAGGCAATATCCGCGACCTCTTTCTCCTCCCAACTTGCTTTCGAGCTGTTACTGATCTTGACCTCTCTTTCCTCTCCCCTTGGGGCCATCCGATTTTTGATTCCTCTTCCAATCCTAAACTTCTTGCTCAGCTTATTCATAGGGCTTTTCCATCTGTTGTTTCTCTCACTGTTTATGCTAGGAATCCTTCCGCTCTTCAGCTTCTTGCTCCTCAATGGCCTGGTTTAAGCAAAGTTAAGCTCGTTCGTTGGCACCAGAGATCACCTGCCACTCCGGGTTCTGATTTTGTTGCAGTGTTTGAGCATAACCATTCACTTAATTCGCTTGATCTGTCCCATTTCTATTGCTGGACCGAAGATCTGCCACCAGCCCTCGAAGCATACCCTTCTGTTGCTGCTTCTATAACCCATCTTAATGTCCTTGCCCACTCTTCTGCTGAGGGATTCAAGTCTCATGAGCTTCTTGCCATTTCTGCTGCCTGCCCAAATCTTTGTGAATTGCTTGCAACTTGTGTATTTGATCCTAGATTCATCGGTTTTGTTGGGGATGAAACCCTGCTATCTCTTGCTTCAAATTGTCCTCGCCTTTCCCTTCTTCACCTTGTTCGCACTGGTTCCTTATGTGATGCTAGGGGTGACCCTGATGATGAGGGATACACTTCAGAGGATGCTAGAATCAGCCATTCTGCGCTTGCAGACATGTTTGCTGGATTGCCATTACTTGAAGAATTAGTTCTTGATGTTTGCCACAATGTTAGAGATACTTGGCCAGCATGGGAAGTGCTTAATTCCAAGTGCCCAAGACTTAAATTCTTAAAGTTGGGACGCTTTCATGGAATCTGTAGGGGAATAGATGCTAGGCCGGATGGGATTGCTATTTGCAGCAGATTGGAATCATTGTCAATAAAGAACTCTGCTGACTTGACTGATTCTCATCTGATATCGATCTCCTTTGGCTGCCCACGACTTGCCAAGTTTGAGGTCCAGGGTTGCAAGAGGATTACTGAAATGGGGATGAATAAATTGGCCTCCATTCTTCAAAAATCTTTGGTTGATGTTAAAATCTCTTGTTGCAAGTACCTAAATGCTGTGTGCTCCTTAAGGGCTCTGGAACCAATTCAAGACAGGATACAACGCTTGCACATAGATTGTGTGTGGGAAAATGTTGAACAGTTTGGAGAAGTAGCTAGCTTTTCAGGTGAAGCTGCTGACCTGAGGCATTTCTCATCAGAAAAGAGAGGTGGTATTTGGGAAGACACAAGCCCATGGAAGAGAAGAAAAACTTTCAATGATAATGGAATTGATTACCAGTCCAGGACTTGGGCGAGGTTAGAGTTTCTTTCCCTTTGGATACCTGTTGGTGAGTTGCTGACTCCATTGACATTGTCAGGGTTGGAGAATTGCCCTGTCCTGGAGGAAATTAAAATCAAAGTTGAAGGTGACTGCAGGCATCGACCAAGTTCCACCAATGCATTTGGGTTGAGCTCTCTTGCATGCTATCCTCGGCTTTGGAAGATGAGTCTGAACTGTGGATCTGCAATAGGGTATGCCTTGACAGCCCCTTCAGGGCTTGTGGATTTAAGCCCTTGGGAGAGGTTCTACCTGAATGGGATTTGTAACTTGAACCTGACTGAGCTTGATTATTGGCCTCCACAGGACACAGATGTTAATCAAAGAAGCCTCTCTCTCCCAGCAGCTGGATTGCTGGCTCAATGTGGAAGCCTAAGGAAGCTATTTATTCATGGCACAGCCAATGAGCATTTTATGATGTTTCTGTTGAAAATCCCAACTCTCAGGGATGTCCAGCTTAGGGAAGATTATTACCCTGCACCTGAGAATGATTCTTGCACAGAGATGAGAATTGACTCATGCTCTCGATTTGAGGATGCCTTGAATAGGCGTCATATCCCTGATTAG
- the LOC110605336 gene encoding trihelix transcription factor ASIL1 — translation MGDLTDTLTPSTTPHSRPLPIREDCWSEEATSTLVEVWGKRYLELNRGNLRQKDWQEVADAVNAKHGHTKKTHRTDVQCKNRIDTIKKKYKIEKARVTSSNGTLTSSWPFFESLDTLIGSNFTAKKQAPPSPPVALPLTSYRRTPSSTPPTAAVALPQKRPLDDGYFRRNYSAMAAAAAAAAESESEEELEEEEEEGGRERERERENEEDEEGEGIRRLAQAIERFGEAYERVESEKLRQMLDLEKQRMKFAKDLEMERMRIFTETQIQLEKIKKGKRSGSNGERDY, via the coding sequence ATGGGTGATCTCACAGATACCTTAACGCCGTCCACCACCCCTCACTCCCGACCGTTACCTATCCGCGAGGATTGCTGGAGCGAGGAGGCTACCTCCACTCTTGTCGAAGTTTGGGGCAAAAGGTATTTGGAACTCAACAGAGGTAATCTCCGTCAGAAGGACTGGCAGGAAGTTGCCGATGCTGTCAACGCCAAACATGGCCATACGAAGAAGACTCACCGTACGGATGTGCAGTGTAAGAACCGGATCGACACCATTAAGAAGAAGTACAAGATCGAGAAGGCTAGGGTTACGTCCTCTAACGGAACGCTAACATCGTCGTGGCCTTTCTTCGAGAGCTTAGATACCTTGATCGGATCTAATTTTACCGCTAAGAAACAAGCTCCTCCGTCTCCTCCGGTGGCTTTGCCTCTGACTTCATACAGGAGGACTCCCTCTTCCACTCCGCCTACGGCGGCAGTGGCGTTGCCCCAGAAGAGGCCGTTGGATGATGGCTATTTCAGGAGGAATTACTCCGCCATGGCTGCGGCAGCTGCAGCCGCAGCTGAATCGGAGAGTGAAGAAGAgttggaggaggaagaggaagagggaggaagggagagggagagggagagggagaatGAGGAAGATGAGGAGGGAGAGGGGATAAGAAGATTAGCTCAAGCTATAGAGAGATTTGGAGAGGCTTATGAGAGAGTGGAGAGCGAGAAGTTGAGGCAGATGTTGGATTTGGAGAAGCAGAGGATGAAATTCGCCAAGGATTTGGAAATGGAGAGGATGAGGATTTTCACCGAGACACAGATTCAGCTTGAGAAGATCAAGAAAGGCAAGCGATCTGGGTCCAATGGTGAGAGAGATTATTAA
- the LOC110605360 gene encoding peroxisome biogenesis protein 7 → MPLFKTPFNGYSVKFSPFYESRLAVATAQNFGILGNGRVHVLSLPPSPSLPLSELVAFDTADGVYDLAWSESHDSLLVAAIADGSVKLFDTALPPTQNPLRSLQEHTREVHSVDYNPTRRDSFITSSWDDTIKLWTLDRPASIRTFKEHAYCVYSAVWNPRHTDVFASASGDCTVRIWDVREPGSTMIIPGHDFEILSCDWNKYDDCCIATASVDKSIRVWDVRSYRTPIAVLNGHGYAVRKVKFSPHHRNLMVSCSYDMTVCMWDFMVEDALVGRYDHHTEFAVGVDMSVLVEGLLASTGWDELVYVWQHGTDPRAP, encoded by the coding sequence ATGCCACTCTTCAAAACGCCCTTCAACGGCTACTCCGTTAAATTCAGCCCCTTCTACGAATCCCGTCTCGCCGTCGCTACTGCCCAGAACTTCGGCATCCTCGGAAACGGCCGTGTCCATGTCCTCTCCCTCCCCCCTTCTCCTTCTCTTCCCCTTTCTGAACTTGTCGCCTTCGACACTGCTGACGGCGTCTATGATCTTGCCTGGTCTGAATCCCACGATTCTCTCTTAGTCGCTGCTATCGCTGACGGCTCTGTTAAGCTCTTCGACACCGCTCTTCCTCCAACCCAGAATCCTCTCCGATCCCTCCAAGAGCACACCCGCGAAGTTCACTCCGTTGACTACAATCCCACTCGGCGAGACTCCTTCATCACTTCCTCTTGGGATGACACCATCAAGCTTTGGACTCTCGATCGTCCTGCTAGTATTCGTACATTCAAAGAGCACGCCTATTGCGTCTATTCCGCCGTCTGGAACCCTAGACACACAGATGTTTTTGCTTCCGCTTCCGGCGATTGTACGGTCAGAATTTGGGATGTACGTGAACCGGGTTCAACAATGATAATTCCGGGGCACGATTTCGAAATCTTGTCTTGCGATTGGAACAAGTATGATGATTGTTGTATAGCAACGGCGTCAGTGGATAAGAGTATTAGGGTGTGGGACGTGAGGAGCTACAGGACACCAATTGCTGTGTTAAATGGGCATGGATATGCGGTTAGGAAGGTGAAGTTTTCGCCGCATCATAGGAATTTGATGGTTTCTTGCTCTTACGATATGACAGTGTGTATGTGGGATTTTATGGTGGAGGATGCATTGGTTGGGAGATATGATCACCACACGGAATTTGCAGTTGGGGTGGATATGAGCGTTCTTGTTGAGGGATTGCTGGCTAGCACTGGTTGGGATGAATTGGTTTACGTTTGGCAGCATGGAACGGACCCCAGAGCACCTTGA
- the LOC110604628 gene encoding TBC1 domain family member 5 homolog B, whose product MKNTIRCCISCILPCGALDVIRIVHSNGRVEEISGTIRASEIMKAYPKHVLKKPSSPCDDGVVPKIVVVPPDAELQRGKIYFLMPVPSTPETKKPPRSRNSSTNRRKRRENNNNNNNNNSESNNVINNSISMSTDLLISDRYLSEILSEKISTQRDRRRGRVGVWRPHLESISETPYDG is encoded by the coding sequence ATGAAAAACACCATTAGATGTTGCATCTCTTGCATTCTACCATGTGGAGCTCTTGATGTTATTAGAATAGTACACTCTAATGGCCGCGTTGAAGAGATCAGTGGCACAATCCGAGCAAGCGAGATCATGAAAGCATACCCAAAACATGTCTTGAAAAAACCTTCGTCTCCTTGCGATGATGGGGTGGTTCCAAAGATCGTTGTAGTTCCTCCTGATGCAGAGCTTCAACGTGGAAAGATCTATTTTCTCATGCCAGTTCCATCAACCCCGGAGACTAAGAAGCCTCCTCGATCAAGAAACTCCAGCACCaacagaagaaaaagaagagagaataacaacaacaacaacaacaacaacagtgAAAGCAATAACGTCATTAACAACTCCATCTCAATGTCAACAGACCTTCTTATTTCTGATCGATATTTGAGTGAGATACTTTCAGAGAAGATATCAACTCAGAGAGATAGAAGAAGAGGCCGTGTTGGGGTATGGAGACCACACTTAGAGAGCATATCTGAGACCCCATATGATGGTTGA